A region from the Mycobacterium heidelbergense genome encodes:
- a CDS encoding 5-formyltetrahydrofolate cyclo-ligase, translated as MATASKAALRERLLAARRRVADDVHAAEARMLSERLEPMVNSDSTVCAYAPVGTEPGSIELLDMLLRRSGRVLLPVARTAGPGNKDAPLPLRWGEYRPGALVAGPWGLLEPPGPVLPSSALAEAALVIVPALAVDRRGVRLGRGRGFYDRSLDGRDPRAPLVAMVRDDEFVDELPAEPHDVPMTHVVTPRRGAITMVSGGHGGE; from the coding sequence ATGGCAACCGCGAGCAAGGCCGCGCTGCGCGAGCGGCTGCTGGCCGCGCGGCGTCGCGTTGCCGACGACGTTCATGCCGCCGAGGCGCGCATGCTCAGCGAGCGGCTGGAGCCGATGGTGAACAGCGACAGCACCGTCTGCGCGTACGCGCCGGTGGGCACCGAGCCGGGGTCGATCGAGCTGCTGGATATGTTGCTGCGCCGGTCGGGACGGGTGCTGCTGCCGGTCGCGCGCACCGCCGGTCCAGGAAACAAAGACGCGCCGTTGCCGCTGCGGTGGGGCGAATACCGGCCGGGCGCGCTCGTCGCGGGACCGTGGGGGCTGCTCGAGCCGCCCGGCCCCGTGCTGCCGTCGTCGGCGCTGGCCGAGGCCGCCCTGGTGATCGTCCCGGCTCTGGCGGTCGACCGCCGGGGCGTGCGGCTGGGCCGGGGGCGCGGGTTTTACGACCGCTCGCTGGACGGCCGGGACCCGCGGGCGCCCCTCGTCGCTATGGTGCGCGACGACGAGTTCGTCGACGAGCTACCGGCGGAGCCGCACGACGTGCCGATGACCCATGTGGTCACCCCCCGGCGCGGGGCGATCACCATGGTTTCCGGCGGTCACGGCGGGGAATG